The genome window ACAACGCAGTTGACGATTTCGAGCCTATCGGCCTGATCACCGACGTGCCTATGACTTTCATCGCACGCGGCGACTTCCCTGCGAAAGACTTGAAGGAATTGCTGGCATACGTCAAAGCCAACAAAACCAAAGTTACCTACGCTAACGCTGGTATCGGTTCGGCTTCCCATCTGTGCGGTATGTTGTTCATGACTGCAATCGACACCGAACTGACCACCGTGCCTTACAAAGGTACCGGTCCTGCAATGAATGATTTGCTCGGCGGCCAGGTTGATTTCATGTGCGATCAAACCACCAACACCACCAGCCAGATCAAAGGCGGCAAAATCAAGGCTTACGCTGTAACCACCAAAACACGCGTACCTTCGCTGCCTAACCTGCCAACCATGAACGAAGCCGGCTTGCCTGGTTTTGAAGTCGCTGTCTGGCACGGTCTGTATGCTCCAAAGAGCACACCAAAACCAATCATCGACAAACTGGAACACGCTTTGCAAATCGCTCTGAAAGATCCAACAGTCAAACAACGTTTTGCTGACCTGGGTACAGAGCCGGTTGCAGAAAACCGTGCAACACCGGAAGCACTGCGCGCACACCTGAAGGCGGAAATCGCCAAGTGGGCGCCAATTATCAAGAAGGCTGGCGTTTACGCTGACTGATAACACCATGCAGTAAATTCAAAAATGACGAGATACGCGCAGGTGTATCTCGTCATTTCAGTAAGTGGCTCGGTAAATATGCACCCACCGATTCACCGCAGGACAGAATGTTTTTGTTCGACGTTTGATGTTTGATATTCAACGTTGAGCCATCTGGTTTTTAGAGAAGGGGAGCAACTTGTTATCATTCATTCGACATCCCAAGGACTTTTGGACTGGGGTTATTTTTCTCGTAATCGGCCTGGCTGCTGTCATCATCGGCCGCGATTACAACATGGGTACCGCAGGCAAAATGGGCCCGGCCTATTTTCCTACCATCCTTGGCGGCTTGCTGGCATTGATCGGCGTGGCGGCAATGGTGCGTGCCTTCTTCCATGATGGTGAGCCTGTCGGCAAATTTGCCGTCAAGGAAACCATCCTGATCCTGACCGGCGTCCTGCTGTTCGGCTTCCTGGTACGTGGTGCCGGCCTGGTGGTCGCGGTCTTTGCGATCATCATGTTCAGTGCATACGCGAGTGCAAAATTTAAATGGATACCGGCGATTGCGCTGGCCATAGGGGCTGCCGTGTTTGCGGTAGTGGTGTTTGTCGAAGCGCTCGGCTTGCCGATCGCAATATTTGGCCCATGGTTCGGCGGTTAAAAAGGTACTCAAATGGAATTATTCGCTAATTTGGCGCTAGGTTTTGATACTGCGATGTCCTTGCAGAATCTGGCGTACTGTCTGGCCGGGGTATTCCTCGGTACCGCTGTCGGCGTATTGCCTGGTCTGGGTCCTGTGGCCACGATCGCAATGTTGTTGCCGGCGACTTTTGCCTTGCCTCCGATTTCCGCTTTGATCATGCTGGCCGGTATTTATTACGGCGCGCAGTATGGCGGTTCAACCACTGCGATCCTGGTCAACCTGCCGGGGGAATCATCCTCGGTGGTGACGGCGATCGACGGTTACCAGATGGCACGACAGGGACGAGCGGGCAAGGCGCTGGCAACAGCGGCTATCGGCTCCTTCTTTGCCGGTACCGTCGCTACCATCCTGCTGGCATTGTTTGCACCACCGCTGGCTGACCTGGCATTGAAATTCGGTCCTGCCGAATATTTCTCGCTGATGGTGCTGGGCCTGGTTGCTTCGGTCGTGTTGGCCAGCGGTTCGCTGCTCAATGCAATCGGCATGGTGATCCTCGGCCTGTTGCTGGGTCTTGTCGGTTCCGACGTTAACTCCGGTGCGGCACGTTATACCTTCGATTTGCCGGAACTGGCAGACGGTATCAACTTCGTGATCGTGGCGATGGGTATGTTCGGTATCGGTGAAATCATTCGTAACCTCGAGCATGAAGAAACCCGCTCGCTGGTCATGAAAAAGGTTTCCGGTCTGATGCTGACGAAGGATGACTTCAAGCGCATCATCGCTCCTATCCTGCGTGGTACGGCACTCGGCTCGGCGCTGGGTATCCTGCCGGGCGGCGGTGCGATGCTGGCGTCTTTTGCAGCGTATTCGATCGAGAAAAAAGTATCGAAGAACTCGGCACAATTCGGCAAGGGCGCAATTGAAGGTGTGGCTGCACCGGAATCCGCCAACAATGCGGGTGCACAGACTTCCTTCATCCCGATGCTGACTTTGGGTATCCCTTCGAATCCGGTGATGGCGCTGATGATCGGCGCGATGATCATCCAGGGTATCCAGCCAGGTCCTGCAGTGATGGTGGAACAACCAACACTGTTCTGGGGTTTGATCGCTTCGATGTGGATCGGTAACTTCTTCCTCATCGTGCTGAACCTGCCTATGATCGGTTTGTGGGTACGCATGATTACCGTGCCTTACCACCACCTGTTCCCGGCTATCCTGCTGTTCTGCGCTATCGGTGTATTCAGCCTGAACAACAGCGACTTCGATATTTACCTGATGGCCCTGTTCGGCTTGTTTGGTTATATCTGTGCGAAGCTGGATGCAGAACCTGCACCTATGTTGCTGGGCTTTATCATCGGACCGATGATGGAAGAATACCTGCGTCGTGCGTTGCTCTTGTCGCGCAGCGATCCGATGGTGTTCCTGAACCGTCCAATCAGCGCAACCATGCTGGCAGTTGCAGTATTGGCGATGGCAGTGGTACTGTTGCCGTCCT of Janthinobacterium sp. Marseille contains these proteins:
- a CDS encoding tripartite tricarboxylate transporter permease is translated as MELFANLALGFDTAMSLQNLAYCLAGVFLGTAVGVLPGLGPVATIAMLLPATFALPPISALIMLAGIYYGAQYGGSTTAILVNLPGESSSVVTAIDGYQMARQGRAGKALATAAIGSFFAGTVATILLALFAPPLADLALKFGPAEYFSLMVLGLVASVVLASGSLLNAIGMVILGLLLGLVGSDVNSGAARYTFDLPELADGINFVIVAMGMFGIGEIIRNLEHEETRSLVMKKVSGLMLTKDDFKRIIAPILRGTALGSALGILPGGGAMLASFAAYSIEKKVSKNSAQFGKGAIEGVAAPESANNAGAQTSFIPMLTLGIPSNPVMALMIGAMIIQGIQPGPAVMVEQPTLFWGLIASMWIGNFFLIVLNLPMIGLWVRMITVPYHHLFPAILLFCAIGVFSLNNSDFDIYLMALFGLFGYICAKLDAEPAPMLLGFIIGPMMEEYLRRALLLSRSDPMVFLNRPISATMLAVAVLAMAVVLLPSLRKKREEAFKED
- a CDS encoding tripartite tricarboxylate transporter TctB family protein, coding for MLSFIRHPKDFWTGVIFLVIGLAAVIIGRDYNMGTAGKMGPAYFPTILGGLLALIGVAAMVRAFFHDGEPVGKFAVKETILILTGVLLFGFLVRGAGLVVAVFAIIMFSAYASAKFKWIPAIALAIGAAVFAVVVFVEALGLPIAIFGPWFGG
- a CDS encoding tripartite tricarboxylate transporter substrate binding protein BugD, producing the protein MKHKFLKSVAGLAMFASAFAFAQTPYPTKPITMIVPFAAGGPTDTVARLVAQSMTNTLKQTVLVENVGGAGGTIGAARVAKSAPDGYTLFLHHIGQSTAPSLYRKLSYNAVDDFEPIGLITDVPMTFIARGDFPAKDLKELLAYVKANKTKVTYANAGIGSASHLCGMLFMTAIDTELTTVPYKGTGPAMNDLLGGQVDFMCDQTTNTTSQIKGGKIKAYAVTTKTRVPSLPNLPTMNEAGLPGFEVAVWHGLYAPKSTPKPIIDKLEHALQIALKDPTVKQRFADLGTEPVAENRATPEALRAHLKAEIAKWAPIIKKAGVYAD